The proteins below are encoded in one region of Ferruginibacter lapsinanis:
- a CDS encoding isocitrate dehydrogenase (NADP(+)): MAKIKVTNPVVELDGDEMTRIIWKFIKDKLILPYLEVPIQYFDLGMEHRDATNDQVTIDSANAIKACGVGIKCATITPDEARVKEFNLKQMWKSPNGTIRNILDGTVFREPIVMQNVPRLVTNWTAPIIVGRHAFGDQYRATDTVIKGKGKLTMTFTPEGGGEAQTFEVYNYKGDGVAMCMYNTDESIYGFARSCFNMALSKKWPLYLSTKNTILKKYDGRFKDIFEEVYQNEFKASFTAAGIVYEHRLIDDMVASALKWNGNFVWACKNYDGDVQSDTVAQGFGSLGLMTSVLVTPDGKTMEAEAAHGTVTRHFREHQAGKPTSTNPIASIFAWTRGLAFRGKLDNNQPLIDFCNALEAVCIETVESGKMTKDLAVCIHGNKVNHGEHYLYTEEFLDAIDANLKAKMGL, from the coding sequence ATGGCAAAAATTAAAGTAACCAACCCGGTTGTAGAACTAGATGGCGATGAAATGACCAGAATTATCTGGAAATTTATTAAAGACAAATTAATACTTCCTTATTTAGAAGTTCCTATTCAATATTTTGACCTTGGTATGGAGCATAGAGATGCTACAAATGACCAGGTTACTATCGATTCTGCGAATGCGATCAAAGCATGTGGCGTAGGTATCAAATGTGCCACTATTACACCCGATGAAGCCCGTGTGAAAGAATTTAATTTGAAACAAATGTGGAAATCTCCCAACGGAACTATCCGTAATATTTTGGATGGCACTGTTTTTCGTGAACCAATTGTTATGCAAAATGTACCACGTTTGGTAACAAACTGGACTGCGCCTATCATCGTTGGTCGTCATGCATTTGGTGATCAATATAGGGCAACCGATACCGTTATTAAAGGCAAAGGTAAATTAACCATGACCTTTACTCCGGAAGGTGGAGGTGAAGCTCAAACTTTTGAAGTGTACAACTACAAAGGCGATGGCGTTGCAATGTGTATGTATAATACAGACGAAAGTATCTATGGTTTTGCAAGAAGCTGTTTTAACATGGCTTTGAGCAAAAAATGGCCTTTATATCTTTCTACAAAAAATACCATTCTTAAAAAATACGACGGACGGTTTAAAGATATTTTTGAAGAAGTATATCAAAATGAATTCAAAGCAAGTTTCACTGCTGCAGGTATTGTGTACGAACATCGTTTGATTGATGACATGGTTGCCAGCGCATTAAAATGGAATGGCAATTTCGTTTGGGCTTGCAAAAACTATGATGGTGATGTACAAAGTGATACAGTTGCACAAGGTTTTGGTTCATTAGGTTTAATGACCTCAGTACTGGTTACTCCTGATGGAAAAACGATGGAAGCAGAAGCTGCACATGGTACCGTTACCCGTCACTTCAGAGAACACCAGGCAGGTAAACCTACTTCTACCAACCCAATTGCTTCGATCTTTGCATGGACAAGAGGTTTGGCTTTTCGTGGTAAACTAGATAACAACCAACCATTAATTGATTTTTGTAATGCACTGGAAGCTGTTTGTATCGAAACAGTTGAGAGCGGTAAAATGACAAAAGATCTTGCGGTTTGTATCCATGGCAATAAAGTAAATCATGGTGAACATTATTTATACACTGAAGAATTTTTAGATGCTATCGATGCTAATTTAAAGGCAAAAATGGGATTATAA
- a CDS encoding GNAT family N-acetyltransferase: MKKLLRLRPLLQLWGMNIIIRQAVKEDCAAMMLLVNELAVYENAPNEVTIDFDHFVESGFGSNPVWWALVAEVDGVIKGFALWYIRFSTWKGQRMFLEDLLVTEHMRGKGIGRLLFDELIKVAKEKKYSGIAWQVLDWNEPAINFYKKLGDVSFDGEWVNCALSV, encoded by the coding sequence ATGAAAAAATTATTGAGACTGAGACCTTTGTTGCAACTTTGGGGAATGAATATAATTATAAGACAAGCAGTTAAAGAAGATTGTGCCGCAATGATGCTATTAGTAAACGAATTAGCCGTTTATGAGAATGCGCCAAATGAAGTAACGATCGATTTTGATCATTTTGTCGAAAGCGGTTTTGGATCAAATCCTGTCTGGTGGGCTTTGGTAGCCGAAGTAGATGGTGTGATTAAAGGTTTTGCATTGTGGTACATCCGATTCAGCACCTGGAAAGGTCAGCGAATGTTTTTGGAGGATCTTTTGGTAACCGAACATATGAGGGGTAAAGGCATTGGCAGGTTATTGTTTGATGAATTGATCAAGGTAGCAAAAGAAAAAAAATACAGTGGTATAGCCTGGCAGGTATTGGATTGGAATGAACCTGCTATTAATTTTTATAAGAAATTGGGTGATGTAAGTTTTGATGGTGAATGGGTGAACTGTGCATTATCTGTATAG
- a CDS encoding thymidylate synthase produces MQQYLHLLKHIIETGTDKNDRTGTGTRSVFGYQMRFNLEEGFPLVTTKKCHLKSIIYELLWFLQGNTNIGYLKEHNVKIWDEWADENGDLGPVYGKQWRSWEGKDGKVVDQIAELIHTIKTNPDSRRMIVSAWNVADLPEMKLMPCHCLFQFYVAPPNILKGEQRGKLSCQLYQRSADVFLGVPFNIASYALLTMMIAQVCDLGVGEFVWTGGDTHLYSNHFEQAELQLSRTPFPLPQMKINAAVKDIFDFKFEDFELLNYQSHPAIKAPVAV; encoded by the coding sequence ATGCAGCAATACTTACATCTTTTAAAACATATTATAGAAACCGGCACCGATAAAAATGATCGTACCGGAACTGGTACACGTAGCGTATTTGGGTATCAAATGCGATTTAATTTAGAAGAAGGGTTTCCGTTGGTGACAACAAAAAAATGTCATTTAAAAAGTATTATTTACGAATTGTTGTGGTTTTTGCAAGGCAATACGAACATTGGTTATTTAAAAGAACACAATGTAAAGATATGGGATGAGTGGGCAGATGAGAATGGCGATCTTGGTCCAGTGTATGGGAAACAATGGCGTAGTTGGGAAGGAAAGGATGGTAAGGTAGTTGACCAGATCGCTGAGTTAATTCATACAATAAAAACAAATCCCGATAGCAGGAGAATGATCGTAAGTGCATGGAATGTTGCTGACTTGCCGGAAATGAAATTAATGCCTTGTCATTGTTTGTTTCAATTCTATGTTGCCCCCCCTAACATCCTAAAGGGGGAACAGAGAGGCAAACTTTCTTGTCAACTATATCAGCGTTCTGCAGATGTATTTCTTGGTGTGCCTTTCAATATTGCGTCATATGCTTTGCTTACTATGATGATCGCACAAGTGTGTGATTTGGGAGTTGGAGAATTTGTCTGGACAGGAGGAGACACACATTTATATAGCAATCATTTTGAACAGGCTGAATTACAATTGAGCCGCACGCCATTCCCTCTACCTCAAATGAAAATTAATGCTGCAGTAAAAGATATTTTTGATTTCAAGTTTGAAGATTTTGAGTTGCTCAATTACCAATCACATCCTGCTATCAAAGCACCGGTAGCGGTGTAG
- a CDS encoding dihydrofolate reductase yields MTISFVVAASENNAIGKDNQLLWHLPNDMRFFKNTTWGSVVIMGRKSFESMGKALKGRINIVITRQDNWQAEDTIVAKDLQDALKKAEATNCKEIFIIGGGEIYKQSLGIADKIYLTRVHTRIDGDTFFPELDQAQWELVSKEDFKKDEKHLYDYSFQILVRK; encoded by the coding sequence ATGACCATCAGCTTCGTAGTAGCCGCCTCAGAAAATAATGCCATTGGAAAAGACAACCAATTGCTCTGGCATTTACCTAATGACATGCGTTTTTTCAAAAATACGACCTGGGGTTCTGTGGTAATAATGGGGCGTAAATCTTTTGAAAGCATGGGTAAAGCTTTAAAAGGAAGAATAAATATTGTTATAACAAGACAAGATAACTGGCAGGCTGAAGATACAATTGTTGCAAAAGATCTGCAGGATGCCTTGAAAAAAGCCGAGGCAACTAACTGTAAAGAAATATTCATCATCGGTGGCGGAGAGATATATAAACAGTCTCTAGGTATCGCAGATAAGATATATTTAACCAGGGTCCATACCAGGATTGACGGAGATACTTTCTTTCCTGAATTAGATCAGGCACAATGGGAGCTTGTCTCTAAAGAAGATTTCAAAAAAGATGAAAAGCATCTATATGATTATTCCTTTCAGATTCTGGTACGTAAATAA
- a CDS encoding O-methyltransferase, which produces MYSSFQLAKKYLNYRLTASNGKGHGVHSPFVFDFIKNVLRDKKQYDCYTKIEAIRKELLLNKRIIQVEDFGAGSTVIKSNQRMLSDIAASSLKPKKYAQLLYRMVQYYQPKTIIELGTSLGVTTSYLASGNTSARVYTCEGAKEIASVAKRNFDILNFDNIEVVEGDFTKTLPTLFDQLQQIDFAFVDGNHRKEPTLDYFTKFLNLSTPSTILVFDDIHWSKEMEEAWTEIQQHPAVTLTIDLFFVGIVCINTSIKAKQHFSIIY; this is translated from the coding sequence TTGTATTCCTCTTTTCAACTTGCAAAAAAATACCTGAACTACCGTCTTACTGCGTCCAACGGTAAAGGCCATGGTGTTCACTCGCCATTTGTTTTCGATTTTATCAAAAATGTATTAAGAGATAAAAAACAATACGATTGTTATACTAAAATTGAAGCTATTCGAAAAGAATTACTATTAAACAAAAGGATAATTCAAGTAGAAGATTTTGGTGCAGGTTCAACTGTTATCAAATCCAATCAGCGGATGCTAAGCGATATTGCAGCCTCTTCCTTGAAACCCAAAAAATATGCACAGCTATTATATAGAATGGTGCAATATTATCAGCCTAAAACAATCATTGAATTAGGTACCTCTTTAGGAGTTACCACTTCATACTTAGCTTCAGGAAATACATCTGCACGTGTTTACACCTGCGAAGGAGCAAAAGAAATCGCATCTGTTGCAAAACGAAATTTTGATATCTTGAATTTTGATAATATTGAAGTTGTAGAAGGGGATTTTACCAAAACACTTCCAACGCTTTTTGATCAACTTCAACAAATTGATTTTGCATTTGTTGATGGGAATCATAGAAAAGAGCCGACTCTTGATTATTTTACTAAATTCCTTAACTTATCAACTCCCTCAACTATTCTCGTTTTCGACGATATTCACTGGAGTAAGGAAATGGAAGAAGCCTGGACTGAAATTCAACAGCACCCTGCCGTAACCTTGACAATAGATCTTTTTTTTGTCGGCATCGTTTGCATAAATACCAGTATCAAGGCAAAGCAGCACTTTAGCATCATCTATTGA
- a CDS encoding Re/Si-specific NAD(P)(+) transhydrogenase subunit alpha has translation MIVGVLKDAAPETRVSILPEHLATLQKWKTSISVETGAGAGAFAADNKYAEAGATIASRDEVLKTADIVLSINSLPAEDIAKLKPGAVVLGAFQPLFNFSTMKEWATKGITTFSLDMIPRTTRAQSMDVLSSQANIAGYKAVLLSATLFPKYFPMFMTAAGSIKPAKVLILGAGVAGLQAIATAKRLGAVIEVFDTRPAVKEEVMSLGAKFVEVEGAADASKAGGYAVEQTEEFMQRQKAKIAESVAKADIVICTAQIQGRKAPILVTKEMIEAMQNGSVIIDLASSTGGNTELSQDNKTISHNGVTIVGNSSLAGTMSSDASKLYGKNILNFLQLIIDKEGQVNLNFEDDLVKGSCITTRGEVVHDRIKSLI, from the coding sequence ATGATAGTAGGTGTATTAAAAGACGCAGCCCCAGAAACGAGAGTATCTATATTGCCGGAGCATTTAGCAACCTTACAAAAATGGAAAACATCCATTTCCGTGGAAACCGGAGCAGGTGCAGGTGCTTTTGCAGCAGATAACAAATACGCAGAGGCCGGCGCAACGATCGCAAGTCGCGATGAAGTTTTAAAAACTGCCGATATAGTATTATCTATCAACAGTTTACCTGCGGAAGATATTGCTAAATTAAAACCGGGTGCAGTTGTGTTAGGAGCTTTCCAACCGCTGTTCAATTTTTCAACAATGAAAGAATGGGCGACTAAAGGGATCACTACTTTTAGTTTAGATATGATACCACGTACTACCCGTGCACAAAGCATGGATGTATTAAGTAGTCAGGCAAATATTGCCGGTTACAAAGCGGTATTATTATCTGCTACATTATTTCCTAAATATTTTCCAATGTTCATGACTGCAGCGGGTAGTATTAAGCCGGCTAAAGTATTGATATTGGGTGCAGGTGTTGCCGGTTTGCAAGCCATTGCTACTGCAAAACGTTTAGGCGCTGTGATCGAAGTATTTGATACCAGACCTGCTGTTAAAGAAGAGGTAATGAGTTTAGGTGCAAAATTCGTGGAAGTTGAAGGAGCTGCCGATGCAAGTAAAGCAGGTGGTTACGCAGTAGAACAAACGGAAGAATTTATGCAACGTCAGAAAGCGAAGATCGCTGAAAGTGTTGCTAAAGCTGATATTGTGATATGTACAGCGCAAATACAAGGAAGAAAAGCGCCGATATTGGTTACAAAAGAAATGATCGAAGCAATGCAAAATGGATCTGTTATAATAGATCTTGCTTCATCTACAGGTGGTAATACAGAACTAAGCCAGGATAATAAAACCATTTCTCATAACGGTGTTACGATCGTTGGCAATTCCTCACTGGCTGGTACCATGAGCAGTGATGCAAGTAAATTATATGGTAAGAATATTTTGAATTTCTTGCAACTGATCATCGATAAAGAAGGACAGGTTAATCTGAATTTCGAAGATGACCTGGTAAAAGGTTCATGCATTACCACACGTGGCGAAGTGGTTCACGACAGAATTAAAAGTTTAATTTAA
- a CDS encoding NAD(P) transhydrogenase subunit alpha: MENILQWITDNQQIIYVVVLMIFVGIEVIGRVPSVLHTPLMSGANAIHGVVIIGAIIVMGQAPTDNYLALILGFLAVVLGTLNVVGGFVVTDRMLEMFKKKK, translated from the coding sequence ATGGAAAATATTCTTCAATGGATCACAGATAATCAACAGATCATTTACGTAGTAGTATTGATGATCTTTGTTGGGATAGAAGTAATTGGCAGGGTGCCAAGCGTATTGCATACTCCGCTAATGAGTGGTGCAAATGCAATACATGGTGTTGTTATTATCGGCGCTATCATCGTAATGGGACAGGCACCTACTGATAATTATCTAGCATTGATCTTAGGTTTCTTAGCAGTAGTGTTAGGAACACTGAACGTGGTGGGAGGTTTTGTGGTAACGGATAGAATGCTTGAAATGTTTAAGAAGAAAAAATAG
- a CDS encoding NAD(P)(+) transhydrogenase (Re/Si-specific) subunit beta, which yields MELNLLTICYLIGSITFILGLKMLSNPATARKGNLVAAFGMTVAIVGTIFLYENNGQKLGNYIWIFAGLAIGGVVGTLAAKRVKMTAMPEMVSLFNGMGGACAALISLVEFNHLSHEIAASGISTGHTGKIIIIALGLLIGSVSFAGSMIAWGKLNGKVKDLSFPGQSILNLIFLAVALAAATYLVLNPTASILIYVILVLALLYGVLFVMPIGGADMPVVISLLNSFTGVAAAFGGFLYDNKVMLTGGILVGAAGTLLTLLMCKAMNRSLANVLIGSFGGNKAGGAAAGGKEQGHVKEINLSDAAVVMSYASKVIIVPGYGLAVAQAQHVCHELEKILTEKGVEVTYAIHPVAGRMPGHMNVLLAEADVSYDKLKEMEEVNDEFKNTDVVLILGANDVVNPAAKNDPASPIYGMPILEVEQAKSVIVNKRSMKPGYAGIENDLFFQPKTSMLFGDAKKVLQDLCTEIKSL from the coding sequence ATGGAACTTAATTTATTAACTATTTGTTACCTGATCGGATCAATCACTTTTATACTTGGTCTTAAGATGTTATCCAATCCGGCAACAGCACGTAAGGGAAACTTAGTGGCTGCTTTTGGTATGACAGTTGCGATTGTCGGCACTATATTTTTATACGAAAATAACGGTCAAAAACTGGGTAACTATATCTGGATATTTGCCGGTTTAGCAATTGGAGGTGTGGTAGGTACTTTAGCTGCTAAAAGAGTTAAGATGACGGCAATGCCTGAAATGGTAAGCCTTTTTAATGGTATGGGTGGTGCCTGTGCGGCGTTGATCTCTTTGGTTGAGTTTAATCATTTAAGTCATGAAATTGCAGCGTCAGGTATTTCAACCGGACATACCGGAAAAATAATTATCATAGCACTAGGACTGTTGATTGGTAGTGTATCCTTTGCTGGTAGTATGATCGCCTGGGGTAAATTAAATGGTAAGGTAAAAGATCTCAGTTTTCCTGGTCAAAGTATTCTTAACCTTATCTTCTTGGCAGTTGCATTAGCAGCAGCTACTTATCTTGTTTTAAATCCAACCGCAAGCATTTTGATTTATGTGATCTTAGTGTTGGCTTTATTATATGGTGTACTATTTGTAATGCCCATCGGTGGTGCAGATATGCCGGTAGTAATTTCTTTGTTGAACTCTTTCACCGGTGTGGCAGCGGCTTTTGGTGGATTTTTATATGACAACAAAGTGATGTTAACCGGAGGTATCCTGGTAGGAGCTGCAGGTACATTGTTAACCTTGTTAATGTGTAAAGCGATGAATCGTTCTTTGGCGAATGTATTGATCGGATCATTTGGCGGCAACAAAGCTGGAGGTGCAGCAGCAGGTGGTAAAGAACAAGGTCATGTTAAAGAAATTAATTTAAGTGATGCCGCGGTTGTAATGAGCTATGCAAGTAAAGTGATCATCGTTCCGGGATATGGATTGGCGGTCGCACAAGCGCAACACGTTTGTCATGAGTTGGAAAAAATCCTTACAGAAAAAGGAGTAGAAGTTACCTATGCTATTCATCCGGTGGCAGGACGTATGCCTGGTCACATGAACGTATTGTTGGCTGAGGCAGATGTTAGTTATGATAAGTTGAAAGAAATGGAAGAGGTAAATGACGAATTTAAAAATACTGATGTTGTATTGATATTGGGTGCAAACGACGTGGTGAATCCTGCTGCGAAAAATGACCCTGCTTCTCCAATTTATGGTATGCCTATTTTGGAAGTAGAACAGGCTAAATCTGTTATTGTAAATAAACGTAGTATGAAACCTGGTTATGCCGGTATCGAAAACGATCTATTCTTTCAGCCAAAAACAAGCATGTTATTTGGCGATGCTAAAAAAGTTTTACAGGACTTGTGTACTGAAATAAAATCATTATGA
- a CDS encoding Dabb family protein, which yields MLTHHVFFWLKAETTERQKADFRKGLESLCGVETAQAIYVGTPEPSINRPVVDSSYSFSLLVLFNDLAGHDVYQTHPVHKAFLENFRTFWDKVVIYDAV from the coding sequence ATGTTAACTCATCACGTATTTTTTTGGCTTAAAGCCGAAACAACCGAACGACAAAAAGCAGATTTCAGAAAAGGACTAGAATCATTATGCGGTGTAGAAACTGCACAGGCAATATATGTAGGCACTCCTGAACCGTCAATTAACAGACCGGTTGTAGATAGTAGTTATTCATTTTCTTTGTTGGTATTATTTAATGATCTGGCAGGGCATGATGTGTACCAAACCCATCCCGTACACAAAGCATTTTTGGAGAACTTTAGAACCTTTTGGGATAAAGTGGTGATCTATGATGCGGTGTAA
- a CDS encoding esterase-like activity of phytase family protein gives MFSIRQWLFLFIICVTTSCSNTKRIVSSSIATDITSVKFLGQYTLPHNLSYKSTVVGGLSGIDYDVINNRYYLISDDRSAINPARFYTANIFLTQHGIDSIQLAGVEYLLQSNGVVYPNNKQDKYHAPDPEAIRYKAQNDRLIWSSEGERIVKADGIVLENPAITIISSKGRYIDTFPLPHNLIMQSTEKGPRQNGVLEGLTYADNYKTLYVSVEEPLYEDGPRADVTDNNAYIRILKYDVADRKNTQQFAYKLDPVAYPANPVNEFKVNGVPDILSIGDNKLLVIERSFSTGRLPCTIKLFIADLKNATDIMDNPSLKNNNNFIPAEKKLLLNMDALGIYTDNIEGVTFGPLLPNGHRTLLFVADNNFNFLEKTQFLLFELTE, from the coding sequence ATGTTTTCAATCAGGCAATGGCTGTTTCTTTTTATTATTTGTGTTACTACTTCGTGTAGTAACACAAAAAGAATTGTGTCTTCGTCCATAGCCACAGACATTACATCAGTAAAATTTTTAGGACAATATACATTACCACATAATCTGTCGTATAAAAGTACTGTGGTTGGTGGTCTATCAGGCATTGATTATGATGTGATCAATAACAGGTACTATCTGATTAGTGATGACAGAAGTGCGATCAATCCGGCTAGGTTCTACACGGCAAATATCTTTCTTACTCAACACGGAATTGACAGTATTCAGCTAGCAGGAGTTGAATATCTTTTACAATCTAACGGCGTCGTATATCCCAATAATAAACAAGACAAGTATCATGCTCCGGATCCGGAAGCGATTCGATATAAAGCTCAAAACGACCGGTTGATTTGGAGCAGCGAAGGGGAAAGGATTGTGAAGGCCGATGGTATTGTTTTAGAAAACCCTGCTATTACAATCATTTCATCTAAGGGTAGATATATTGACACTTTTCCGTTGCCTCATAATTTGATCATGCAGTCAACGGAAAAAGGACCAAGACAAAATGGTGTGTTGGAAGGATTGACATATGCAGATAATTACAAAACTTTATATGTAAGTGTTGAAGAGCCTTTGTATGAAGATGGCCCCAGAGCTGATGTTACAGATAATAATGCTTATATAAGGATTTTAAAATATGATGTTGCCGACAGAAAAAATACACAACAGTTCGCCTATAAGCTGGATCCTGTTGCCTATCCGGCTAATCCTGTAAACGAATTTAAAGTGAATGGGGTACCGGATATACTATCTATCGGTGATAATAAATTATTAGTAATCGAAAGGTCTTTCTCAACTGGCAGGTTGCCATGTACGATCAAATTATTTATAGCTGATCTCAAAAATGCTACCGATATAATGGATAACCCATCTTTGAAAAATAATAACAATTTTATACCTGCGGAAAAAAAGTTATTGTTAAATATGGATGCGTTGGGTATTTATACTGATAATATTGAAGGAGTAACTTTTGGTCCGTTGTTACCCAACGGTCATCGAACATTATTATTTGTTGCGGATAACAATTTTAATTTTCTCGAAAAAACACAGTTTCTTTTATTTGAATTGACAGAATAA